In Pseudoalteromonas translucida KMM 520, the following are encoded in one genomic region:
- the dgt gene encoding dGTPase, which yields MMIDFSKKITPARMYRTTANLQMALESDRGRIINSAAIRRLQQKTQVFPLERNAAVRSRLTHSLEVQQVGRFIVQRIFASLSYQQQQDYGLTELERPLESLVEMACLMHDIGNPPFGHFGEAAINHWFNNNLASVTPERCKQPNSGIGVVFKSLAHDICSFEGNAQGIRIIHSLQLLNLTYSQSAGILKYTRPAALDKKEIPQNKSYLMKKVGYYYSEKNFVEALQTELEIQPYCRHPASYIMEAADDISYCIADIEDAVEKDIISTELLCQKLKSHYTKVLINLTIDDCQHQDFVNKAVDYALERARAQPYNFNSEFFIYLRVALLHPLVNHAAKRFIKHIEPIYHGDFNQALLEDRSYLHALTITLKQVALEYVFSNKEVEKLELQGYRIINGLLDCYKPLLLLSSDDFKRALNGDSRLLIESRLVKKLSKKHLNSYQHAIDAMQEEPDHFTAYEFYYRCRLIQDYISGMTDQFAYDEYRSLMVIE from the coding sequence ATGATGATCGATTTTAGTAAAAAAATAACCCCCGCACGTATGTATCGCACTACCGCTAACTTACAAATGGCACTAGAGAGCGATCGGGGCCGAATTATAAACAGCGCCGCTATTCGTCGCCTACAACAAAAAACCCAAGTGTTTCCGCTAGAGCGCAACGCCGCGGTACGTTCACGCCTTACCCACTCGTTAGAAGTACAACAAGTAGGGCGCTTTATAGTACAACGTATTTTTGCATCACTAAGTTATCAGCAACAGCAAGACTACGGGCTCACCGAGCTAGAGCGGCCGTTAGAAAGCCTAGTTGAAATGGCCTGCCTAATGCACGATATAGGCAATCCGCCGTTTGGTCACTTTGGTGAAGCCGCCATAAACCATTGGTTTAATAATAATTTAGCAAGTGTAACGCCCGAGCGCTGTAAACAGCCTAACTCTGGTATTGGGGTTGTTTTTAAAAGCCTAGCACACGACATTTGCAGCTTTGAAGGCAACGCCCAAGGCATACGTATTATTCATTCATTACAATTACTTAATTTAACCTACAGCCAAAGTGCCGGTATTTTAAAGTATACCCGCCCTGCAGCGCTCGACAAAAAAGAGATACCACAAAATAAAAGCTATTTAATGAAAAAGGTTGGTTACTACTACAGCGAAAAAAACTTTGTAGAGGCACTACAAACTGAGCTTGAAATTCAGCCGTATTGCCGCCACCCCGCAAGTTATATTATGGAAGCCGCCGATGATATTTCCTATTGCATAGCCGATATAGAAGACGCCGTAGAAAAAGACATAATAAGCACCGAGCTATTATGCCAAAAGCTTAAAAGTCATTATACAAAAGTACTTATAAACCTCACTATCGACGACTGCCAACATCAAGATTTTGTAAATAAAGCCGTAGACTACGCACTTGAGCGTGCCCGCGCACAACCTTATAATTTTAATAGTGAATTTTTTATATACTTACGCGTAGCGCTGCTGCATCCGTTAGTTAATCATGCGGCTAAACGCTTTATTAAACATATAGAACCCATTTATCATGGCGATTTTAACCAAGCACTACTTGAGGATCGCAGCTATTTACACGCACTCACCATAACCCTTAAACAAGTGGCGCTTGAGTATGTATTTTCGAACAAAGAAGTAGAAAAACTCGAACTACAAGGCTATCGTATTATTAACGGCCTGCTCGATTGCTACAAACCACTGCTATTATTAAGCAGTGACGATTTTAAACGTGCGCTCAATGGCGACTCGCGCTTATTAATAGAATCGCGACTGGTTAAAAAGCTTTCTAAAAAGCACTTAAACAGCTATCAGCACGCCATAGATGCTATGCAAGAAGAGCCTGATCACTTTACCGCCTATGAGTTTTATTACCGCTGCCGGTTAATTCAAGATTATATAAGCGGCATGACCGATCAATTTGCCTACGACGAATATCGCAGTCTAATGGTAATTGAGTAG
- a CDS encoding alkaline phosphatase family protein, with translation MKQWIIKAISVCLLLGMSNAFAAKEQTVVLISIDGMRWDYIEKHGAPNLKAMGERGVRAQKLIPVYPTKTFPNHISIITGLLPVNHGIVDNRFCDKARNNECYSMGKGFTDSTWVSGTPLWNLAKMQGLKSAVYFWPESDARFNGMTPDYYFHYSQHSDYQDRVDQIVQWLSLPKAQRPRFVAGYFSLVDSMGHKYGPDAIQTRDAVKQLDELMGQLQTRLNKLDQEVNLVIVSDHGMAQLDPAKSILVSSLPKDDNFLVKNTGPRLLIYTKPEAVNADVEGYKARLQQAAKGRYTVLTAEQLAGYHYDKGTRVGDIVVQTTAPAIFASSEKAGPIGTHGYAYTDDMAATFLAVGPAFKKGMSIEQVNNLDIYPVLAKIMGLKLLSKTDGDGKSLMPAVQRKMIVH, from the coding sequence ATGAAACAGTGGATTATAAAGGCAATATCGGTTTGCCTTTTATTAGGGATGAGTAATGCGTTTGCCGCAAAAGAGCAAACTGTAGTACTTATATCAATTGATGGTATGCGCTGGGATTATATAGAAAAACATGGTGCGCCTAATTTAAAAGCAATGGGTGAGCGCGGTGTTAGAGCGCAAAAGTTGATTCCGGTTTATCCTACTAAAACGTTTCCTAACCACATTTCAATTATTACCGGCTTACTCCCTGTTAATCATGGCATTGTTGACAATAGATTTTGTGATAAAGCCCGTAATAATGAATGTTATAGCATGGGTAAAGGCTTTACCGATAGTACTTGGGTTAGCGGTACGCCGTTGTGGAACCTGGCTAAAATGCAGGGGCTTAAATCGGCGGTTTATTTTTGGCCTGAGTCGGATGCGCGTTTTAACGGCATGACCCCTGATTACTATTTTCATTACTCGCAGCATAGTGACTACCAAGACCGGGTTGATCAAATCGTGCAGTGGTTAAGTTTACCTAAAGCGCAGCGCCCACGGTTTGTGGCAGGTTATTTTTCATTGGTAGATAGCATGGGGCATAAATATGGGCCCGATGCGATTCAAACGCGCGATGCAGTTAAACAACTCGATGAGTTAATGGGGCAGTTACAAACACGTTTAAACAAATTAGATCAAGAAGTAAACTTAGTGATAGTGTCGGATCATGGTATGGCGCAGCTTGATCCAGCTAAAAGCATATTAGTTAGTAGTTTACCTAAAGATGACAACTTTTTAGTAAAAAACACTGGCCCGCGATTACTTATTTATACAAAACCAGAGGCGGTTAATGCCGATGTTGAGGGCTATAAAGCGCGTTTACAACAAGCAGCTAAAGGGCGTTATACGGTATTAACGGCTGAGCAGTTAGCGGGCTATCATTATGATAAAGGCACCCGTGTAGGCGATATTGTAGTGCAAACAACGGCACCGGCAATATTTGCTAGTTCAGAAAAAGCAGGCCCTATAGGTACCCACGGTTATGCTTATACCGATGATATGGCTGCAACCTTTTTAGCTGTTGGCCCTGCGTTTAAAAAGGGCATGAGTATTGAGCAAGTTAATAACTTAGATATTTATCCGGTGTTGGCAAAAATAATGGGGCTAAAACTACTCAGTAAAACCGACGGCGACGGTAAAAGCTTAATGCCCGCTGTGCAGCGAAAAATGATAGTACATTAA
- a CDS encoding benzoate/H(+) symporter BenE family transporter, translated as MAGIDQLVSRVMAGLVAVIIGFTSSVALIYQVVIVLGGTPELVASWILMLGLVMGSTSIILSYYYKVPILIAWSTTGAALLISTADGYNLNEAVGAFMLCALLVFLSGVTGWFEKVMNRIPSELACAMLAGVLVTFGIDVFNFMNELPLMIGLMVLVYCIGKRYFARFTMLSVLITGVLLAWNMGHIDTSSLQWQASSFAYIAPSFNFQAFISISIPLYIVTMTSQNLPGIAVLKAHNYKAPISASLNVTGFINLVTAPFGTYSINLAAITAAICMSEDADKNPDKRYWASIAGGVFYIIMALCAATLVAVVASLPQALILALAGIALFGTIASSLQQALHSSQYSEAAIITFLVTASDLTLWSVGSACWGIIAGVLTLFIIRKG; from the coding sequence ATGGCAGGGATTGATCAGTTAGTTAGCCGTGTAATGGCAGGGTTGGTGGCCGTTATTATTGGTTTTACCAGCTCAGTAGCACTGATTTACCAGGTAGTTATTGTGCTTGGCGGTACGCCTGAGCTAGTAGCCAGCTGGATTTTAATGCTGGGCTTGGTAATGGGCAGCACCTCTATTATTTTATCGTATTATTATAAAGTGCCAATATTAATAGCGTGGTCGACCACGGGGGCTGCACTGCTAATTTCTACTGCCGATGGTTATAACCTAAATGAAGCTGTAGGGGCATTTATGCTCTGTGCACTATTGGTATTTTTATCGGGAGTGACGGGCTGGTTTGAAAAAGTTATGAACCGTATTCCGAGTGAGCTTGCTTGTGCCATGCTTGCGGGAGTATTAGTTACTTTTGGCATTGACGTATTTAACTTTATGAACGAATTACCGTTAATGATTGGCTTAATGGTATTAGTTTATTGTATAGGTAAACGTTACTTTGCACGTTTTACTATGTTAAGTGTACTAATAACCGGTGTGTTACTGGCGTGGAATATGGGCCATATTGATACCAGCAGCTTGCAATGGCAAGCCAGTAGTTTTGCTTATATAGCCCCCAGTTTTAATTTTCAGGCATTTATTAGTATTAGCATTCCTTTATATATAGTGACCATGACCTCACAAAACTTACCCGGTATTGCGGTACTAAAAGCCCATAATTATAAAGCGCCTATTTCGGCGTCACTCAATGTAACGGGTTTTATTAATTTAGTAACAGCGCCATTTGGCACCTATTCAATTAATTTAGCCGCCATAACGGCTGCCATTTGTATGAGTGAAGATGCAGATAAAAACCCCGATAAACGTTATTGGGCGAGCATAGCCGGTGGTGTTTTTTATATTATTATGGCGCTGTGCGCAGCAACATTAGTGGCCGTAGTGGCCAGCTTACCGCAAGCATTAATTTTAGCCTTAGCAGGTATTGCATTATTTGGCACCATTGCGTCAAGCCTACAGCAAGCGCTGCACAGCTCACAATATAGCGAAGCCGCCATAATTACATTTTTAGTCACCGCGTCAGATTTAACTCTGTGGTCGGTAGGTTCAGCCTGCTGGGGAATTATAGCCGGCGTATTAACGCTATTTATTATCCGTAAGGGTTAA
- the hemH gene encoding ferrochelatase translates to MSRFSAVTDNPHDGRFNQKTGILLTNLGSPDAPTASALRTYLREFLSDPRIVEIPRFVWMIILHGIILRIRPKRSAKLYESIWTENGSPLTHITRQQSLKLNALLKEHGYTNTEVVMAMRYGNPSIEAGLEQLRDKGLTRIIVLPLYPQYSSPTTGSTFDAVSNVLRKWRWVPELHFINGYHKNTRYIESLANSISEDLAANGMPQKLVFSYHGMPKLFLERGDPYHCLCLQTTRLVVEKLGLDKDQVISTFQSRFGKAEWLKPYTDATLESFPAQGIKDIAIISPAFSADCLETLEELEGENREIFEHAGGEKYRYIAALNERDDHIDAMFDILKPML, encoded by the coding sequence GTGTCGCGATTCTCTGCCGTTACCGATAATCCCCATGATGGGCGTTTCAATCAAAAAACAGGCATATTACTTACCAACTTAGGCAGCCCTGATGCGCCAACAGCAAGCGCTTTGCGTACTTATTTACGTGAGTTTTTATCAGATCCACGTATTGTAGAAATACCACGTTTTGTATGGATGATTATTCTCCATGGTATTATTTTACGTATTCGCCCAAAACGCTCTGCCAAGCTTTATGAAAGTATATGGACCGAAAACGGCTCACCACTTACCCACATTACTCGCCAGCAAAGCCTAAAATTAAATGCGCTATTAAAAGAGCATGGCTATACCAATACCGAAGTGGTTATGGCTATGCGTTACGGCAATCCTTCAATTGAAGCTGGGCTGGAACAACTTCGTGATAAAGGCCTTACGCGCATAATTGTATTACCGTTATACCCACAATACTCAAGCCCAACTACGGGCTCAACCTTTGACGCGGTATCAAACGTGCTGCGTAAATGGCGTTGGGTTCCTGAGCTACATTTTATAAACGGCTATCACAAAAACACCCGTTACATAGAATCGTTAGCCAACAGTATTAGCGAAGATTTAGCAGCCAATGGCATGCCACAAAAACTCGTTTTTTCGTACCATGGTATGCCTAAACTGTTTTTAGAACGAGGCGATCCGTATCACTGTTTATGCCTACAAACCACGCGCTTAGTCGTGGAAAAGCTTGGCCTTGATAAAGACCAAGTAATAAGCACCTTTCAAAGCCGCTTTGGTAAAGCAGAATGGTTAAAGCCTTATACCGACGCTACGCTTGAAAGCTTTCCTGCACAAGGCATAAAAGATATTGCCATAATTAGCCCTGCGTTTAGTGCTGACTGCTTAGAAACCCTCGAGGAATTAGAGGGCGAAAACCGTGAAATATTTGAACATGCTGGCGGTGAAAAATACCGTTACATTGCAGCACTAAACGAGCGAGACGATCACATAGACGCCATGTTTGATATATTAAAACCAATGTTGTAA
- a CDS encoding TonB-dependent receptor plug domain-containing protein — MSTYRLNTLAVAVAFAFSAPSIVNAQEAPVKAVKNIEQISVLGSRVSNRTSTESSSPIDLIDADDLNKGGFTELGQSLQATAPSFNFSRTQVSDGSDLFRPATLRGLQPDQTLVLINGKRRHNQAIFGLTSTVGGGSAGTDMNAIPLVALKGVEVLRDGAAAQYGSDAIAGVINLSLNNSTGVTTGYVQYSETGEGDGETVSVGLNRGFDLGSEGGFINLSLEHRDAEGTNRAERDIGGSLDVAPGTLSKDVRWSQGNAESEFTSLFYNMALPVGGDNELYSFGGYSERTALGNGFYRNFDEAGKNVTQVYADGFLPQIFNEAQDISIALGLKGEINTDWGYDVSAVYGENQYDFTSRNSINASYAAEYVANNPNASDADIAANAGPSGGYSGGFRFDQTTVNADINGIIDIGRSEPLYLSFGAEYRKENYEIVPGEEASYACGLANMDTSYPSVNDPNQFAECGFQAYNGLRPEASNSQSRDSYAFYVDAETMITDAWNVSGALRYEDFSDAGDDLIGKLATRYEFNDDFAVRAAASTGFRAPSLQQSGYTAFTTNLGSDGTLSQSFTATTGSAFPSALGVNSLELETSKNLSAGFVYDVTSELSLTVDFYRVEIKDRITLGSLLSADDVAFSAEAVAALQATGAVQANYFSNSLDSTTQGVDIIASYRTELDGGNLGITFAGNLNETKIDNVNAAPGIPKNVALDDIQSSFLTDGQPGERGTLTFDYERDAYSSMIRFNYFGETDVKYFANDHISLPGFLSPTGSFKPTSTVESAVLVDLNVTYQINDTFAVSVGADNVFDETPDELGDDEVLNFISNGGFKYPLRAVPYGFDGRTYYAKLSFSF; from the coding sequence ATGTCAACATATCGTTTAAATACACTCGCTGTTGCCGTTGCTTTTGCTTTTAGTGCACCAAGCATTGTTAACGCACAAGAAGCACCGGTTAAAGCTGTAAAAAACATTGAGCAAATATCAGTATTGGGGTCACGCGTATCTAATCGTACTTCTACTGAATCTTCATCTCCTATTGATTTAATTGACGCGGACGATCTAAATAAAGGTGGCTTTACCGAGCTTGGGCAAAGCTTGCAAGCAACCGCACCTTCATTTAACTTTTCGCGTACGCAAGTTTCAGACGGCTCTGATTTATTTAGACCTGCTACTTTACGTGGTTTACAGCCAGATCAAACATTAGTATTAATAAATGGTAAGCGTCGTCATAACCAAGCCATTTTTGGTTTAACAAGTACGGTTGGCGGTGGTTCGGCGGGTACCGATATGAATGCTATTCCGCTAGTTGCTTTAAAAGGTGTTGAAGTACTGCGCGATGGTGCTGCAGCACAGTATGGCTCTGATGCTATTGCAGGGGTTATTAACTTATCGCTTAATAACTCAACCGGCGTTACTACAGGTTATGTACAATATAGCGAAACAGGCGAAGGCGATGGCGAAACAGTATCGGTTGGTTTAAACCGCGGTTTTGATTTAGGCAGCGAAGGTGGATTTATTAATCTATCACTTGAGCACCGTGATGCCGAGGGCACTAACCGTGCAGAGCGCGATATTGGCGGTTCACTCGATGTAGCACCTGGTACGCTTTCTAAAGATGTACGCTGGAGCCAAGGTAATGCAGAGAGCGAATTTACCTCACTGTTTTATAATATGGCACTGCCAGTTGGTGGCGATAATGAGCTTTACTCATTTGGTGGCTATTCTGAACGTACCGCTTTAGGTAATGGTTTTTACCGAAACTTTGATGAAGCTGGTAAAAACGTAACTCAAGTATACGCAGATGGTTTTTTACCGCAGATTTTTAACGAAGCACAAGATATTTCAATTGCGCTTGGACTTAAAGGCGAAATAAATACCGACTGGGGATACGATGTATCGGCAGTGTATGGTGAAAACCAATACGATTTTACGTCGCGTAACAGCATTAATGCCTCGTATGCGGCAGAGTATGTTGCTAATAACCCAAATGCGAGTGACGCTGATATAGCGGCTAATGCGGGCCCAAGTGGTGGGTATTCAGGTGGCTTTCGCTTTGATCAAACTACAGTGAATGCCGATATTAATGGCATCATAGATATTGGTCGTAGTGAGCCTCTTTATTTGTCGTTTGGTGCAGAATATCGTAAAGAAAATTACGAAATAGTCCCAGGGGAAGAAGCTTCTTATGCGTGTGGCCTAGCTAACATGGATACCTCGTATCCGTCAGTTAACGATCCTAATCAATTTGCTGAGTGTGGTTTTCAAGCATATAACGGTTTGCGCCCTGAAGCGTCAAATTCACAAAGCCGCGACAGCTATGCATTTTATGTAGATGCTGAAACCATGATCACCGATGCATGGAACGTAAGTGGTGCACTGCGCTACGAAGATTTCTCGGATGCAGGCGATGATTTAATTGGTAAATTAGCAACGCGTTATGAATTTAATGATGACTTTGCTGTGCGCGCTGCTGCATCAACAGGCTTTAGAGCACCGTCGTTACAACAAAGTGGCTATACAGCGTTTACCACTAACTTAGGCTCAGACGGTACGTTAAGCCAATCGTTTACAGCAACCACAGGTTCGGCATTTCCTTCTGCTTTAGGGGTTAATAGTTTAGAGCTAGAAACATCTAAAAACTTAAGCGCAGGCTTTGTTTATGATGTAACCAGCGAGCTTTCGTTAACGGTTGATTTTTACCGTGTAGAAATTAAAGACCGTATAACGCTAGGTAGTTTATTGTCAGCAGACGATGTGGCATTTAGTGCAGAGGCAGTTGCTGCATTACAAGCAACCGGTGCAGTGCAAGCAAACTACTTCTCAAACTCTTTAGATTCAACTACGCAAGGTGTTGATATTATTGCATCTTACCGTACTGAACTGGACGGTGGTAACTTAGGTATTACTTTTGCGGGTAATCTAAACGAAACTAAAATTGATAATGTAAATGCAGCACCCGGTATTCCAAAAAATGTTGCGCTTGATGACATACAAAGCAGCTTTTTAACGGACGGCCAACCAGGTGAGCGTGGTACGTTAACCTTTGATTATGAGCGCGATGCTTATAGTTCAATGATACGCTTTAACTACTTTGGCGAAACCGATGTTAAATATTTTGCTAACGACCATATTTCGTTACCTGGGTTTTTATCACCTACGGGTTCATTTAAGCCTACCAGTACGGTTGAATCAGCAGTATTGGTTGATTTAAACGTGACTTACCAAATTAACGATACGTTTGCAGTATCGGTTGGTGCTGATAACGTATTTGACGAAACGCCAGATGAATTAGGTGATGATGAAGTACTTAACTTTATCTCTAATGGCGGATTTAAATACCCATTACGTGCCGTACCTTATGGTTTTGATGGCCGTACCTACTATGCAAAATTAAGCTTTAGCTTTTAA
- the arfA gene encoding ribosome alternative rescue factor ArfA, producing MTKKSKTKTATNSAVDTGRGVIRHNALAALVTSKVFKPQVVKAKKGKGSFKRSNKHSGQESYLIAA from the coding sequence ATGACTAAAAAATCGAAAACAAAAACGGCCACTAACAGCGCCGTAGATACTGGCCGCGGTGTTATAAGGCACAATGCGTTGGCTGCACTGGTTACCTCTAAAGTGTTTAAACCACAAGTGGTTAAAGCTAAAAAAGGTAAAGGCTCTTTTAAGCGCAGCAACAAGCATTCAGGACAAGAGTCCTATTTAATCGCCGCTTAA
- a CDS encoding VOC family protein produces the protein MSIYTHTTVGTNDLNKARAFYDNVLSIIGLKRIADLDDNGSIWGVDAPSFFVLKPANGQPATMGNGTMLSFEAPDRASIDAFHAAALAAGCPDEGAPGTRGWAPNAYAAYTRDLDGNKLAVYCFKAA, from the coding sequence ATGAGTATATACACACATACAACAGTAGGCACAAACGATTTAAACAAGGCTCGCGCCTTTTACGACAACGTATTAAGTATTATTGGTCTTAAGCGCATTGCAGATTTAGATGACAATGGTTCAATTTGGGGCGTAGACGCACCGTCTTTCTTTGTACTAAAACCTGCCAACGGCCAGCCTGCAACTATGGGTAACGGCACTATGCTTAGCTTTGAAGCACCTGATCGTGCATCAATAGATGCTTTCCATGCTGCGGCTTTAGCTGCAGGTTGCCCTGATGAAGGCGCACCGGGTACTCGCGGTTGGGCTCCAAATGCCTACGCTGCTTATACTCGTGATTTAGACGGTAACAAACTTGCAGTATACTGTTTTAAAGCAGCATAA
- a CDS encoding LacI family DNA-binding transcriptional regulator, whose protein sequence is MKTTINDVAKHAGVSIKTVSRVMNNEASVRQNTREKVMQSVSELNYHPNLAARSLAGTKSYSIAYIYDNPNAYYIIDMQRGILNACKKQGFELLIHPCDAKEVDIINEVTSMVKRTRIAGIILTPPFSEMPNFVEQLTQLDIKIVRILSGHSAPDTLTPCIMIDDNLASKAITEHLINNGHNKIGFLAGGAEHNSTTERLEGYKAALKQYNIALDPHLIIAGEYSFDSGVAGATTLINQTNKPTAIVSCNDEIAAGALFAARLMDIDVPKQLSITGFENSPFSRQTWPKLTTADQPNNKIAEDAANLLIAQIRNGDTRDIIKHYTPELLVRDSTTKI, encoded by the coding sequence ATGAAAACGACTATAAACGACGTAGCTAAACATGCGGGTGTATCAATAAAAACCGTATCGCGAGTTATGAATAACGAAGCCTCCGTACGTCAGAACACGCGTGAAAAAGTAATGCAATCGGTCAGTGAGCTAAACTATCACCCAAATTTAGCAGCGCGTAGCTTAGCGGGCACAAAGTCTTATAGTATCGCCTACATATACGATAATCCTAATGCTTACTATATTATTGACATGCAAAGAGGGATATTAAATGCATGTAAAAAACAAGGCTTTGAACTACTTATACATCCATGCGATGCAAAAGAAGTCGATATAATTAACGAAGTTACCAGCATGGTAAAACGTACGCGTATTGCCGGCATTATTCTCACCCCCCCCTTTTCAGAAATGCCTAACTTTGTTGAGCAACTAACTCAACTTGATATTAAAATTGTGCGTATTCTTTCAGGGCACAGCGCCCCAGATACATTAACTCCCTGCATTATGATTGACGATAATCTTGCCTCAAAAGCAATTACCGAACACTTAATCAATAATGGTCATAATAAAATCGGCTTTTTAGCTGGGGGAGCTGAGCATAACTCAACAACTGAGCGGTTAGAGGGATACAAAGCAGCTCTCAAGCAATACAATATTGCCCTAGATCCACACCTTATTATTGCCGGTGAGTATTCGTTCGACTCAGGTGTTGCTGGGGCTACTACATTAATAAATCAAACAAACAAACCCACTGCCATAGTCTCTTGTAATGATGAAATAGCCGCTGGTGCATTATTTGCTGCGCGATTAATGGATATTGACGTACCTAAGCAGCTCTCTATTACCGGGTTTGAAAACAGCCCGTTTTCGCGTCAAACTTGGCCAAAGCTCACTACAGCAGATCAACCTAATAATAAAATAGCCGAAGATGCCGCTAACTTACTCATTGCACAAATTCGCAATGGCGACACCCGCGATATTATAAAGCACTACACTCCCGAACTTTTAGTGCGAGATTCAACAACAAAAATTTAA